Genomic window (Wenzhouxiangella marina):
TGTTCGTCGCGCCCCGGGAGCGCGGCATGCTGCGCGCCATCGAACGTGCCACCCGCCAGCCGATCGAGCCGATGGGCGTGCCCTCGGTGGCCGATGTCAACGAACAGCGCGTGCAGCGCTTCAAGAAAGCCGTTGCGCAGGCACTGGAAGAAGAGTCCCTGGACGTCTATCGGGAGGTCGTGGACGCCTGTCAGCAGGAGACGGGTGCCGAAATGAGCGACATCGCGGCGGCGCTGGCCAGGCTGCTGCGCGGCGGGGACGAACTGCTGCTCAGCGAGCCGGAACCGCTCCCCGGCCGCCATGAACGCCGCCCGGATCGTCCGCCGCGTGAGCGCAGTCGTCCGAACCAGCCCGAGGCGCCATCGGAGGAAGGCCTGCGGTCCTACCGGGTCGAAGTCGGCAATGTCCACGGCGTGCGGACCGGCAATCTGGTCGGTGCCATTGCCAATGAAGCGAATCTGGATTCGTCCCGGATCGGTCGGATCCGGATTCGCGATCAGTTCAGTCTCGTCGAGCTGCCCGCCGATCTTCCGCAGGCGACACTCGATCTGCTGGCTCGCGTCCGGGTGGCCGGTCAGGCCCTGGACATCCGGGTCGATACGGGGCCCGTCGGCCCCCCGCGTCGGTCCGGTGGTCCTCATCGCAAGGAAGGCAAACCACATCGCGGGCAGCGGCGCGAGGGGCCGGTGCGCGAAAGCTGGCGTCCCGATTCGGAGCGAGGGGAGCGCCCGCCCCGTGGGCGTGCCCCGAAGGCGCACTCCTCAGACCGCCCGGCCGGCAAGGGCAAGCCGACTGGAAAGCCGGGTCGCAAAGCGGATGCCGAAGGCAAGGGCGCTCGAAAGTCCGATGACAGCGACGGTCGGCGGCCACCCGTGCGCCGCGCCGTGCAGTCGCGGGCCGCGCGCAAGGCCGGTCATACGGCGCGTCGGGTCAAACCCAAGAAATCGTCCTGATGGGTCGAGATTTCTAGTCTTAAGCCGGAAAGCTCACGCTGAAACGCACGCCGCCGGGGCGGTTGCTGGCCCGGACCCGGCCCTGGTGATGTTCGGCAATCAGTCGCACGATGCTCAGGCCCAGACCGAGGTGGACACCCTGACCACGGGTCTTGCGCACGGAGACCATGGAGTCGAACAGGGTGTCGCTGTCCTCGGGCAGGGCGGGACCCTCATTGTCGATGTGCATCACGATGCGCTGGTCGACGCGCAGGGCGGTGACCGCGATGCGGCTTCCCGGGGGGCTGAAGTCGACGGCGTTCTCGATCAGCTTGTCGAGCAGCTGAGCCAGCAGGTCCGGGGCGGCGAGTATCCGGAGCGATTCCGCGTCGGTCGATGCCCCCTTGCGCTTCGCCTGAGCGGGCAGCTCCAGCTCGAAGCGCCGTTCCGGATAGGTGTCGGCGCAGGCCTCGAGGTATGTCCTCAGAAACTCGCCCAGGTCGATCGCTTCCAGCGCTTCATGAGCGAGGCTCTCCTCGATGCGTGACGCCTGACTCATGGCGCGGAAGATCCGGTTCAGGCGGTCACTCCCTTCGCTGGCGCGTTGCCGGTAGCGTTCGATGTCGTCCAGTGCTTCGGCGTGCTCCATGTTGTCCAGCGAGGAGCGGATCATGGCCAGTGGGGTCCGCAGTTCGTGCGCCAGCTTGTCGGCCAGGGTCCTGAGGTAACTCTGATGTTCACGAAGGCGCCCGAGCAGCTGCGTGACCGTACGACCCAGATCGCCCAGCTCGTCCCCCGATCGGGGTGGGCTGGGCGTCTGACGAACCTGTCCATCCTCGCCGACCGAGGCCTCGGCCAGGTCGCGCAGGCGTCGGATCCGAAGCGATAGCCAGGTGGCATAGGCCAGCAGCAACAGCGCGACACCCGCAAACACGCCCAGGTTGATGCTGAGCAGGCGCAGCACGGCACGGTTGCTGTCCAGCAGGAGGCGATCCGCATCCCGCTCGAGCAGCAGCACGCCGACGGTTTCTCCATCCCGTTCGATCGGCGCGGCGGCGGACAGGGTGACGCCGGGCTGGTCATCGCGCGTCGTCCAGCTGGTCGGTTCGGGCAGGGCGCTCAGGCGCACGGTCTCGGGGCCGCGCGAGGGTCCGACGCCGATCGAATCGCTGGCCAGTCGCTCGAACAGGATGGTGTCCAGCCAGCTGGGCGAGGCCGGCTCCTGGTCTTCCGGCCCGTCGCGCCGGGCGCGGGCCAGGACCCATCCGGACGGCAGGCTGACCCAGGCCCGGGTCCGGTCGGGGAGCAGCGAGGCCAATAGCCCATCGAGCGGGCGGTCGGGGCGCATTACGGTCAGGGCCGTGTCCGGGCCGTAGCGGCGTGCGTCCGAGTTCCGGGCCCTGTCGTCGACATCGACGACCCGCCAGCTCAGCGTCTCGATGCGCGGCTGATCGGGCACCTGAAGCTCCACCGTCCAGCCCCGCGCGCCCGGTTGCCAATAGCCCTGGACCCGGGGCCAGCCTTCGGAATTGCGCCCGCGGGATTCCACCCAGCCTGGAGCGAGCGGGGCCAGCTCCACCGTTCCGCGCAGGCCATCCGCGCGTTCGAACTCCAGTTCGAGGCGATCGCCGTCGCCGCGTCCCGGCTGGCTGTAGACCTGCCGTGGGCTGCGGACCTGGAACAGCAGCTGGAGGGTCTGCTCGTGTACCGCGGCCGTGAGGCGGGCGCCGCTGCCTGTCTCCTCGTTTGCGGGGTCGATGGCCCAGTCGTCCGGGTAGCCATCGAGGATGGGGCGCGCTTCGGGGCGACGGGCAAAGAGCAGCGGCGTGTCCGGTCCGAGCCAGGGCGTGTCGGCGCGTTCGGCCACCAGGCGCGCGGTGGTCCTGGCGCTGTCGAACAGGGCATCGGCGTGCCCGGCGCGCAGGGTGCGTTCGACCTGGCGGGCGAACTGCCAGCCGGCCACGGGCAGGACCAGCAGCAGCAGGGCGATCAACGCCAGCTGCCAGCGAAGGCTCATGCGCCGGCGTGCCAGCGGTAGCCCGCCCCGTGCACCGTGCCGAGCGCCTCGAAGTCCGGGTCCACGAGCTGGAACTTGCGCCGGATGCGTTTGATGTGGGAGGTGATGGTGGTGTCGTCCACGACCAGGCTGGCCGCATCCATCAGCTGGCCCCGGCTCTTGACGTGGCCGGGGTGGCGGGCGAGGGCATGGACCATCCAGAATTCGGTCACCGTCAGCGCCACGCCCTGGCCCTGCCAGTGGACGGTCAGCGCATCGGGGTCGAGCACCAGCGCGCCCTGCTCGAGGCGCCGGTCCGGGGCGCTGCGGGTCTGCTTCAGCGCGTCGATGCGCCGGAACAGGGCGGTGATCCGGGCCAGCAGATGGCTGGTGGAGATGTCCTTGGTCAGGTAGTCATCGGCGCCGAGGCGCAGGCCGGAGACGGCGTCGAGGTCGCTGTCGCGGGCGGTCAGGAAGATGATCGGCAGCTCGCCGGAGCGCTGGCGCAGCCAGCGACACAGCTCGAAGCCGCCTTCCGGTTCGTCGCCCAGGCCGATGTCGATGATGGCCAGGTCCGGCAGGGCCTGTTCGAAGGCGGCCTGGGCGCTGGCGCGGTCGCCGAAGCCGCGGCTCTGGAAGCCGTAGCGCTCCAGCGCGTCCCGGTAGTTCTCCCGGATCGGGGCTTCGTCTTCGATGATGGCGATCAGGCGTGAGCTCATGGCTGGGCATTGTCGGGATTCACGCGCCCGCGTACAAGCCGATCTCGAGGGTTTCCACGAACTTGCCATGCCTTGCCACCGAATT
Coding sequences:
- a CDS encoding ATP-binding protein, which gives rise to MSLRWQLALIALLLLVLPVAGWQFARQVERTLRAGHADALFDSARTTARLVAERADTPWLGPDTPLLFARRPEARPILDGYPDDWAIDPANEETGSGARLTAAVHEQTLQLLFQVRSPRQVYSQPGRGDGDRLELEFERADGLRGTVELAPLAPGWVESRGRNSEGWPRVQGYWQPGARGWTVELQVPDQPRIETLSWRVVDVDDRARNSDARRYGPDTALTVMRPDRPLDGLLASLLPDRTRAWVSLPSGWVLARARRDGPEDQEPASPSWLDTILFERLASDSIGVGPSRGPETVRLSALPEPTSWTTRDDQPGVTLSAAAPIERDGETVGVLLLERDADRLLLDSNRAVLRLLSINLGVFAGVALLLLAYATWLSLRIRRLRDLAEASVGEDGQVRQTPSPPRSGDELGDLGRTVTQLLGRLREHQSYLRTLADKLAHELRTPLAMIRSSLDNMEHAEALDDIERYRQRASEGSDRLNRIFRAMSQASRIEESLAHEALEAIDLGEFLRTYLEACADTYPERRFELELPAQAKRKGASTDAESLRILAAPDLLAQLLDKLIENAVDFSPPGSRIAVTALRVDQRIVMHIDNEGPALPEDSDTLFDSMVSVRKTRGQGVHLGLGLSIVRLIAEHHQGRVRASNRPGGVRFSVSFPA
- the pdsR gene encoding proteobacterial dedicated sortase system response regulator, which translates into the protein MSSRLIAIIEDEAPIRENYRDALERYGFQSRGFGDRASAQAAFEQALPDLAIIDIGLGDEPEGGFELCRWLRQRSGELPIIFLTARDSDLDAVSGLRLGADDYLTKDISTSHLLARITALFRRIDALKQTRSAPDRRLEQGALVLDPDALTVHWQGQGVALTVTEFWMVHALARHPGHVKSRGQLMDAASLVVDDTTITSHIKRIRRKFQLVDPDFEALGTVHGAGYRWHAGA